In Rhodothermus marinus DSM 4252, a single genomic region encodes these proteins:
- a CDS encoding thiolase family protein: MQDVYIVTAVRTPIGKFGGALKDHSPVDLAAHAMKAALERVGVEGKDLDGYIFGNVLRGGHGQLIPRQAALKAGIPKEVDGLAVDMVCSSGMISVMTAATMIRAGEADLLLAGGVESMSQAGFYLSARARWGYKFLLGAPEQLVDLLLYDGLTDPMSGEAMGEQTERLAAEHGITREELDEIALMSHRRAAEATERCYFADEIVPITYRERRETKTLDRDEGIRPDTTREALASLKPAFRKDGVLTAGNSSQISDGAAALLLASRAAVERHGLQPIARLLGGAWAAGEPWRFPEAPVPAVRRLLDRLGRRIEDFDLFENNEAFAINSILFHRMLDVPYEKLNVHGGAIALGHPIGCSGARIIVTLLHALRRHDGTLGLAAICHGTGGGTAVAVERLA; this comes from the coding sequence ATGCAGGACGTCTATATCGTTACCGCTGTACGCACGCCCATCGGCAAATTCGGCGGTGCGCTGAAGGACCACAGTCCGGTCGATCTGGCCGCGCATGCGATGAAGGCCGCCCTGGAGCGGGTCGGGGTGGAAGGGAAAGACTTGGACGGCTACATCTTCGGCAACGTGTTGCGCGGGGGACACGGCCAGCTCATTCCGCGCCAGGCCGCGCTGAAGGCCGGCATTCCGAAAGAGGTGGACGGACTGGCCGTCGACATGGTCTGCTCCTCGGGCATGATCAGCGTGATGACGGCGGCCACCATGATCCGCGCCGGTGAGGCCGATCTGCTGCTGGCCGGCGGGGTCGAGTCGATGTCGCAGGCCGGGTTCTACCTGTCGGCGCGGGCACGCTGGGGCTACAAATTCCTGCTGGGGGCGCCGGAACAGCTCGTCGATCTCTTGCTCTATGACGGCCTGACCGATCCCATGAGTGGCGAGGCGATGGGCGAGCAGACCGAGCGCCTGGCCGCCGAACACGGCATTACGCGCGAAGAACTCGACGAAATCGCGCTGATGTCGCACCGACGGGCGGCCGAAGCCACCGAACGCTGCTACTTTGCCGATGAGATCGTGCCGATCACCTACCGGGAGCGGCGCGAGACGAAAACGCTGGACCGGGACGAAGGTATCCGGCCCGATACGACCCGCGAAGCGCTGGCCTCCCTGAAGCCTGCTTTCAGAAAAGACGGGGTGCTGACGGCCGGCAACAGCAGTCAGATCAGCGACGGAGCGGCCGCGCTCCTGCTGGCCAGCCGGGCGGCCGTCGAGCGCCATGGCCTTCAGCCTATTGCCCGACTTCTGGGCGGGGCCTGGGCGGCCGGCGAGCCGTGGCGGTTTCCGGAGGCGCCGGTGCCGGCCGTGCGTCGGCTGCTGGATCGGCTGGGCCGCCGCATCGAAGACTTCGACCTGTTCGAAAACAACGAGGCCTTCGCCATCAACAGCATCCTGTTTCACCGCATGCTGGACGTGCCCTACGAGAAGCTGAACGTGCACGGCGGGGCCATTGCGCTGGGGCACCCGATCGGCTGCTCGGGGGCGCGGATCATCGTGACGCTCCTGCACGCGCTGCGCCGCCACGACGGCACGCTGGGACTGGCCGCCATCTGTCACGGTACGGGCGGCGGCACGGCCGTCGCGGTGGAACGCCTCGCGTGA
- a CDS encoding DUF2231 domain-containing protein → MLPDWAPNLHPLVVHFPIALLFLAVGFDLVAWLLRRPVALVRVTAVLYALGALSALVAFLTGRAAADSLELPTAVIPAVTTHADWAERAVWFFGVFALIRLALAWWRRPLARAAWLQGLLLLLGAGGLWLLYETGEHGAELVYAHGLGVASVRTLQAERDALAQVLQRQQAAAQFERLTEGGWRWTPGPGAEPILTDTFKVLDGTLSAITWTPGSEGLRLTLSETPLLLVGPGTLSGTELRARLRLDSLAGSVRLVYHVQDPRNYDFLELYRDRVRQGRLEDGRVRIFDEAPLEASGWLDVRVVAHGTHLRGYVNGRLVTHGHGPAAQPGPAGVHLQGPGVLDLGLLGAQPITTMQM, encoded by the coding sequence ATGCTTCCCGACTGGGCACCGAACCTGCACCCGCTGGTGGTGCATTTTCCCATCGCGCTGCTTTTTCTGGCCGTCGGATTCGACCTGGTCGCCTGGCTGCTGCGCCGGCCGGTGGCCCTGGTCCGGGTAACGGCCGTGCTTTACGCACTGGGGGCGCTTTCGGCGCTGGTGGCTTTTCTGACCGGACGGGCGGCGGCCGACAGCCTGGAGCTGCCCACAGCGGTCATTCCGGCCGTCACCACGCATGCCGACTGGGCCGAACGCGCCGTCTGGTTCTTCGGCGTCTTTGCCCTGATTCGACTGGCGCTGGCCTGGTGGCGCCGCCCGCTGGCCCGTGCCGCCTGGCTGCAGGGGCTGCTGCTTTTGCTGGGCGCCGGTGGCCTGTGGTTGCTCTACGAAACCGGCGAGCATGGTGCCGAGCTGGTCTATGCGCACGGGCTGGGCGTGGCGTCGGTGCGTACGCTTCAGGCCGAACGCGACGCGCTGGCGCAGGTGCTGCAACGCCAGCAGGCGGCCGCGCAGTTCGAACGCCTGACCGAGGGCGGCTGGCGCTGGACGCCCGGTCCCGGAGCCGAGCCGATCCTGACCGACACGTTCAAGGTACTGGACGGCACGCTTTCGGCCATCACGTGGACGCCTGGTTCGGAAGGTCTCCGGCTGACGCTTTCCGAGACCCCGCTGCTGCTGGTCGGCCCCGGCACGCTCTCCGGCACGGAGCTGCGCGCCCGCCTGCGGCTCGACAGCCTGGCGGGAAGCGTCCGGCTCGTTTATCACGTCCAGGATCCCCGGAACTACGACTTTCTGGAGCTTTACCGGGACCGGGTGCGCCAGGGGCGGCTCGAAGATGGCCGTGTGCGGATCTTCGACGAAGCACCGCTTGAAGCCAGCGGCTGGCTCGACGTGCGGGTCGTTGCCCACGGCACGCACCTCCGGGGCTACGTGAACGGCCGCCTTGTAACCCACGGACACGGCCCGGCCGCCCAACCCGGCCCGGCCGGGGTGCACCTGCAGGGCCCAGGTGTGCTGGATCTGGGCCTGCTCGGCGCCCAACCAATTACCACAATGCAGATGTAG